From a single Nocardioides panacis genomic region:
- a CDS encoding YbjN domain-containing protein, whose product MRQQALETLRATLADSDLTWKEVSDGVFTVELPGEKKLSTPCRLDVGEHAFGVHAFVARQPDENHERVYRWLLERNLKMFGVSFAVDAIGDIYLDGRLPLSAVTPDEVDRLLGAVLTYADESFNTILELGFATSIRKEWEWRKSRGESTRNLEAFRGWLEKGDRDRAAQAARSDHGDRT is encoded by the coding sequence GTGAGGCAGCAGGCGCTGGAGACCCTGCGGGCGACGCTGGCGGACTCCGACCTGACCTGGAAGGAGGTCTCCGACGGGGTCTTCACCGTCGAGCTGCCCGGCGAGAAGAAGCTGTCCACGCCGTGCCGCCTCGACGTCGGGGAGCACGCGTTCGGGGTGCACGCCTTCGTGGCCCGCCAGCCCGACGAGAACCACGAGCGGGTCTACCGCTGGCTGCTGGAGCGGAACCTGAAGATGTTCGGGGTCTCGTTCGCCGTGGACGCGATCGGCGACATCTACCTCGACGGCCGGCTGCCGCTGAGCGCGGTCACCCCCGACGAGGTCGACCGGCTGCTCGGCGCGGTGCTGACCTACGCCGACGAGTCCTTCAACACCATCCTCGAGCTCGGCTTCGCCACCTCGATCCGCAAGGAGTGGGAGTGGCGCAAGAGCCGCGGTGAGTCCACCCGCAACCTCGAGGCGTTCCGCGGCTGGCTCGAGAAGGGCGACCGCGACCGCGCCGCGCAGGCCGCCCGCTCCGACCACGGCGACCGGACCTGA
- a CDS encoding aspartate/glutamate racemase family protein translates to MLSIGLVGGMSWESSLVYYKLLNLGVEQRLGGLHSARTVMSSVEFHELTELQRAGRWDDVAAVLAEAARGVEAAGADLLLMCTTAFHTVADQVEAAVGIPFLHLADVVAQACTARGLTSVGLVGTSYSMEQPFFVDRLASHGLQVVVPDPERHEAIDRIIYGELVHGKVLDASRATVVGVIDELWDAGAQGVILGCTELELLVKQADCEPLVLPSTTLHVEAALDRALAE, encoded by the coding sequence GTGTTGAGCATCGGACTCGTCGGCGGGATGAGCTGGGAGAGCAGCCTGGTGTACTACAAGCTGCTCAACCTCGGCGTGGAGCAGCGCCTCGGCGGCCTGCACTCGGCCCGCACGGTGATGTCCAGCGTCGAGTTCCACGAGCTCACCGAGCTGCAGCGCGCCGGACGCTGGGACGACGTCGCCGCCGTCCTGGCCGAGGCCGCGCGGGGCGTCGAGGCGGCCGGTGCCGACCTGCTGCTGATGTGCACCACCGCGTTCCACACCGTCGCGGACCAGGTCGAGGCCGCCGTCGGCATCCCGTTCCTGCACCTGGCCGACGTCGTCGCCCAGGCGTGCACGGCCCGCGGCCTCACCAGCGTGGGGCTGGTCGGGACGTCGTACAGCATGGAGCAGCCGTTCTTCGTCGACCGGCTCGCCTCGCACGGCCTGCAGGTCGTCGTCCCCGACCCGGAGCGGCACGAGGCGATCGACCGGATCATCTACGGCGAGCTGGTGCACGGCAAGGTCCTCGACGCCTCGCGGGCGACCGTGGTCGGCGTGATCGACGAGCTGTGGGACGCCGGCGCCCAGGGCGTGATCCTCGGCTGCACCGAGCTCGAGCTGCTGGTCAAGCAGGCCGACTGCGAGCCGCTGGTCCTCCCCTCCACCACGCTGCACGTCGAGGCAGCCCTCGACCGCGCGCTGGCGGAGTGA
- a CDS encoding NeuD/PglB/VioB family sugar acetyltransferase — protein MDLVLVGAGGHAREIAGILLDLRLGAAPLRLAGIAADWGYEEEFWQAHFGCPLLGTVDDVLADLPPGRFVVGIGSGPARAQVGARFVDRGWTENPPLVHPSATVAAGSSLEPGTVVFPGARVSVNVQVGRQTHINVGATIGHDAVLGAGCSLNPNAVVSGNVTLGDRSTVGANATVLERRRIAADVTIGAGAVVSRDIESPGITVVGIPARQLIHGG, from the coding sequence ATGGATCTGGTACTCGTGGGCGCAGGCGGCCACGCCCGCGAGATCGCGGGAATCCTCCTCGATCTGCGCCTCGGTGCCGCTCCCCTCCGGCTCGCCGGGATCGCCGCGGACTGGGGGTACGAGGAGGAGTTCTGGCAGGCCCACTTCGGGTGCCCGCTGCTCGGCACCGTCGACGACGTGCTCGCCGATCTCCCGCCCGGCCGGTTCGTGGTCGGCATCGGGAGCGGCCCCGCACGCGCGCAGGTGGGCGCGAGGTTCGTGGACCGGGGGTGGACGGAGAACCCCCCGCTCGTCCATCCGTCGGCGACGGTGGCCGCGGGCTCCTCGCTGGAGCCGGGGACCGTGGTCTTTCCGGGCGCCCGGGTCAGCGTGAACGTGCAGGTGGGGCGTCAGACGCACATCAACGTGGGCGCGACGATCGGGCACGACGCCGTCCTCGGAGCCGGCTGCTCCCTGAACCCGAACGCGGTGGTGAGCGGCAACGTGACGCTGGGAGACCGTAGTACGGTCGGCGCCAATGCCACGGTGCTCGAGCGGCGCAGGATCGCCGCCGACGTCACGATCGGCGCGGGCGCCGTCGTGTCCCGGGACATCGAGTCCCCCGGCATCACGGTGGTCGGAATTCCCGCGCGCCAACTTATTCATGGAGGATGA
- a CDS encoding SIR2 family NAD-dependent protein deacylase: MSTPAPALGDLLADATRVVAFTGAGISTESGIPDFRSPDGVWTRYDPTDFTFGRYVESAEVRERSWRMRREFLAAGHHPNAGHLALARLEQAGRSPGVVTQNIDGLHQDAGSRRVVEVHGTAREVMCIGHRPRGGVPEGCGFTAPVSWALDLVDAGDPDPLCPLCGGLVKSSTVSFEQVLLPHVVRDALALVAQADLLLAVGSSLAVYPAADLPVVAVRNGARLVIVNDEPTPYDDLADLVVRGRAGEVLATAVDAVLTPG; encoded by the coding sequence ATGAGCACGCCGGCACCCGCCCTGGGCGACCTCCTCGCCGATGCCACCCGGGTGGTCGCCTTCACCGGCGCCGGCATCTCCACCGAGTCGGGCATCCCGGACTTCCGGTCCCCGGACGGCGTGTGGACCCGCTACGACCCCACCGACTTCACCTTCGGCCGGTACGTCGAGTCGGCCGAGGTCCGCGAACGGTCCTGGCGGATGCGGCGCGAGTTCCTCGCCGCGGGCCACCACCCCAACGCGGGGCACCTGGCGCTGGCCCGCCTCGAGCAGGCCGGCCGCTCGCCCGGCGTGGTCACCCAGAACATCGACGGCCTGCACCAGGACGCCGGCTCCCGGCGGGTGGTCGAGGTGCACGGCACCGCGCGCGAGGTGATGTGCATCGGGCACCGGCCGCGCGGCGGGGTGCCCGAGGGCTGCGGCTTCACCGCCCCGGTGAGCTGGGCGCTCGACCTGGTCGACGCCGGCGACCCGGACCCGCTCTGCCCGCTGTGCGGCGGGCTGGTGAAGTCCTCGACGGTGTCCTTCGAGCAGGTGCTGCTCCCGCACGTGGTGAGGGACGCGCTGGCCCTGGTCGCGCAGGCCGACCTGCTGCTGGCGGTGGGGTCCTCGCTGGCGGTCTACCCGGCCGCGGACCTGCCGGTGGTCGCGGTGCGCAACGGCGCCCGGCTGGTGATCGTGAACGACGAGCCCACGCCGTACGACGACCTGGCCGACCTCGTGGTCCGCGGCCGTGCCGGCGAGGTGCTCGCCACCGCCGTGGACGCCGTGCTCACCCCCGGATGA
- a CDS encoding protealysin inhibitor emfourin produces the protein MTRCLFIPPYLLEKIATSHPDPGASRCGAQTLRIDASLRVARATASPGARPAAGATAGRPFSVHTARHGTDLPGDLVRAPGDPASGDPAVDEAYAGVEASLALFSEVFGRDSYDDRGAEVVATVHYEQDYDNAFWDGTQLVFGDGDGTVFGRFTKPVDVLGHELSHAVTQFTADLTYEGQSGALNESVSDVFGSCLKQRLLGQTADEADWLIGEGIFLPSVQGRALRSMAEPGTAYDDPVLGKDPQVASMDDYVDTQDDNGGVHTNSGIPNKAFHLAATAIGGKAWEGAGRIWYAALTSGIAADTDFAGFADATVTAAGAVSPAVAEQVRAAWTAVGVTGAAGTSAPPVPAGERRVAVVRSGGFAGVRQAGELTLGDDPRTPEVESLLGRIDLQGLAPHRPQPDRFVYSFEVDGERVVVGEQDLTPDLDQLARILLG, from the coding sequence ATGACTCGGTGCCTGTTCATCCCGCCCTACCTCCTCGAGAAGATCGCGACCTCCCACCCGGACCCCGGGGCGAGCCGTTGCGGTGCGCAGACCCTGCGGATCGACGCCTCCCTGCGGGTCGCCCGCGCCACCGCCTCGCCCGGCGCGCGGCCCGCCGCCGGTGCCACGGCCGGGCGACCGTTCTCGGTGCACACCGCTCGCCACGGCACCGACCTGCCGGGCGACCTGGTCCGCGCCCCCGGCGACCCGGCCTCCGGCGACCCCGCGGTCGACGAGGCGTACGCCGGGGTGGAGGCGTCCCTCGCGCTGTTCTCCGAGGTGTTCGGCCGCGACTCCTACGACGACCGGGGCGCCGAGGTGGTCGCCACCGTGCACTACGAGCAGGACTACGACAACGCGTTCTGGGACGGCACCCAGCTGGTCTTCGGCGACGGCGACGGCACGGTGTTCGGCCGGTTCACCAAGCCGGTCGACGTTCTGGGGCACGAGCTGAGCCACGCGGTCACCCAGTTCACCGCCGACCTGACCTACGAGGGCCAGTCGGGAGCGCTCAACGAGTCGGTGTCGGACGTGTTCGGCTCCTGCCTCAAGCAGCGGCTGCTCGGCCAGACCGCCGACGAGGCGGACTGGTTGATCGGCGAGGGCATCTTCCTGCCGTCGGTGCAGGGCCGGGCGCTGCGCTCGATGGCGGAGCCCGGCACGGCCTACGACGACCCGGTGCTCGGCAAGGACCCGCAGGTGGCATCGATGGACGACTACGTCGACACCCAGGACGACAACGGCGGCGTGCACACCAACTCCGGTATCCCCAACAAGGCGTTCCACCTCGCGGCGACCGCGATCGGCGGCAAGGCCTGGGAGGGCGCGGGGAGGATCTGGTACGCCGCGCTGACCTCCGGGATCGCCGCGGACACCGACTTCGCCGGGTTCGCCGACGCCACCGTGACCGCCGCCGGGGCGGTGTCGCCCGCGGTCGCCGAGCAGGTGCGGGCGGCCTGGACGGCCGTCGGCGTGACGGGGGCCGCCGGGACGTCGGCGCCGCCGGTCCCGGCCGGCGAGCGTCGGGTCGCGGTGGTCCGCTCCGGAGGCTTCGCCGGCGTCCGGCAGGCGGGTGAGCTGACGCTGGGCGACGACCCGCGCACCCCGGAGGTCGAGTCCCTGCTCGGCCGGATCGACCTGCAGGGGCTGGCACCGCACCGGCCGCAGCCCGACCGGTTCGTCTACAGCTTCGAGGTCGACGGCGAGCGGGTCGTCGTCGGCGAGCAGGACCTCACGCCCGACCTGGACCAGCTGGCCCGGATCCTGCTCGGCTAG
- a CDS encoding SDR family oxidoreductase, with protein sequence MPTRTAVVTGASSGIGAATARHLAAEGFHVFCAARREDRVAELAAEIGGTAVRCDVTSAADVDALAARVGPRLDVLVNNAGGAFGASPVTSADADDWRRMYEVNVIGLMLVTKALVPALIASGAGVILNVGSTAGRVAYEGGAGYTAAKHGTQVVSETLRLELFDQPVRVCEIAPGMVRTDEFALIRFDGDQAKADAVYDGVAEPLTADDVADAITWMVTRPAHVNIDELVIRPRAQAAQHKVHRVKQDG encoded by the coding sequence ATGCCTACCAGGACCGCCGTCGTCACCGGAGCCAGCAGCGGGATCGGCGCCGCCACCGCTCGCCACCTCGCCGCGGAGGGCTTCCACGTCTTCTGCGCCGCCCGCCGCGAGGACCGGGTCGCCGAGCTCGCCGCCGAGATCGGGGGGACGGCGGTCCGCTGCGACGTCACCTCGGCCGCGGACGTCGACGCCCTCGCCGCCCGGGTCGGCCCGCGCCTCGACGTGCTCGTCAACAACGCCGGCGGCGCCTTCGGGGCCTCCCCGGTCACGTCCGCGGACGCCGACGACTGGCGGCGGATGTACGAGGTCAACGTGATCGGGCTGATGCTGGTCACGAAGGCGCTCGTGCCGGCGCTGATCGCCAGCGGAGCCGGGGTGATCCTCAACGTCGGCTCGACCGCCGGCCGGGTCGCCTACGAGGGCGGCGCCGGCTACACCGCCGCGAAGCACGGCACCCAGGTGGTCTCCGAGACGCTGCGGCTCGAGCTGTTCGACCAGCCCGTCCGGGTGTGCGAGATCGCCCCCGGCATGGTGCGGACCGACGAGTTCGCGCTGATCCGCTTCGACGGCGACCAGGCCAAGGCCGACGCGGTGTACGACGGGGTGGCCGAGCCGCTCACCGCCGACGACGTCGCCGACGCGATCACCTGGATGGTGACCCGCCCCGCGCACGTGAACATCGACGAGCTGGTCATCCGTCCCCGCGCGCAGGCCGCGCAGCACAAGGTGCACCGCGTCAAGCAGGACGGCTAG
- a CDS encoding oligosaccharide flippase family protein, which produces MAVSSALALGLGAVRMKIVAVDLGASGIGSLGILMAAVSTLATTFGCGLGVSAIGAIAVGLDSGDRAGSAREALRRGTWVLAPTAGLVSCAAWFWWGDDFTGEPLGFLAPWLGVAVFATILTARYSALLSGFGKVRELSAANVVGAALATLVVAASIPSSDRTMLAAAVAAPPVALAAVTALASRVFARTPGGRGGTWRPELRSMIKLGVTVSSSVIMVSASQLFATSWVTRTLGIDSAGLFQASWSIANLYLVFLLSALTAEYLPRLSKLRLDPLATSEAAREQVRLLILLAAPIIAWLLVVAPWLLQLLYTRDFAQAAGLLRVQLLGDVFKVLGWTLAFILLARESKTRYFAGELSWNLTFVGLVALLARHGLEFVGVAYAAAYVVYLLITVAQTRFRLDADTRRLMLVALSGLFAVYALTLWPEGARWGPPVGAVLISGWALWKLRRSAAW; this is translated from the coding sequence ATGGCCGTCTCGTCGGCGCTCGCACTGGGTCTCGGTGCGGTGCGGATGAAGATCGTCGCGGTGGATCTCGGGGCATCGGGCATCGGCAGCCTGGGGATCCTGATGGCCGCGGTGAGCACCTTGGCCACGACCTTCGGCTGCGGCCTCGGGGTGAGTGCGATCGGGGCCATCGCCGTCGGTCTGGACAGCGGAGACCGGGCCGGCAGTGCCCGCGAGGCGCTTCGACGCGGCACCTGGGTCCTCGCGCCGACGGCGGGACTCGTCTCGTGCGCCGCGTGGTTCTGGTGGGGGGACGACTTCACCGGCGAGCCGCTGGGCTTCCTGGCGCCGTGGCTCGGCGTCGCCGTCTTCGCCACCATCCTGACCGCCCGGTACTCGGCACTCCTCAGCGGCTTCGGCAAGGTGCGTGAGCTGTCCGCCGCCAACGTGGTCGGCGCCGCTCTCGCCACGCTGGTCGTCGCCGCGAGCATCCCCTCCTCGGACCGGACGATGCTCGCGGCCGCGGTCGCCGCACCGCCGGTCGCACTCGCCGCGGTGACCGCCCTGGCCTCACGCGTGTTCGCCCGGACGCCGGGCGGGCGTGGTGGGACGTGGAGACCAGAGCTGCGATCGATGATCAAGCTCGGGGTGACGGTCAGCTCCTCGGTCATCATGGTCAGTGCCAGCCAGCTGTTCGCCACCTCGTGGGTCACGCGGACGCTGGGTATCGACAGTGCGGGCCTGTTCCAGGCCTCCTGGTCGATCGCCAACCTGTACCTCGTCTTCCTGCTCAGCGCCCTGACCGCGGAGTACCTCCCCCGCCTGTCCAAGCTGCGCCTCGACCCGCTCGCGACGTCGGAGGCGGCCCGGGAGCAGGTGAGGCTCCTGATCCTGCTCGCGGCACCGATCATCGCGTGGCTCCTGGTGGTCGCCCCCTGGCTGCTCCAGCTGCTCTACACCCGGGACTTCGCCCAGGCCGCCGGCCTCCTGAGGGTGCAGCTGCTCGGGGACGTCTTCAAGGTGCTCGGCTGGACCCTCGCCTTCATCCTGCTGGCCCGCGAGTCCAAGACCCGCTACTTCGCCGGAGAGCTCAGCTGGAACCTGACGTTCGTCGGGTTGGTCGCTCTCCTGGCCCGCCACGGGCTCGAGTTCGTCGGCGTGGCCTATGCGGCGGCGTACGTCGTCTACCTGTTGATCACGGTCGCCCAGACCCGGTTCCGGCTGGATGCGGACACCCGCCGCCTGATGCTGGTGGCACTCAGCGGACTCTTCGCCGTCTACGCCCTGACCCTCTGGCCCGAGGGCGCACGGTGGGGCCCGCCGGTCGGCGCGGTGCTGATCAGCGGCTGGGCGCTGTGGAAGCTGCGCCGCTCCGCGGCGTGGTAG
- the mshA gene encoding D-inositol-3-phosphate glycosyltransferase, which translates to MSPELHSPTPHPAPRAGNGHGRVAMISVHTSPLDQPGTGDAGGMNVYVVELARRLAARDVAVEIYTRATSSALPPTVEAFPGVTVHHVHAGPFEGLTKGELPGQLCVFAREVLRAEARHDQGWYDVVHSHYWLSGQVGALVRDRWSVPLVHSMHTMAKVKNASLAAGDSPEPAARVIGEEQVVEAADMLIANTDIEAKQLLELYDADPARVEVVHPGVDLDVFRPSSSARSRLGLPQDAVVLMFAGRIQPLKAPDVLLHAVRALLDRDPSLRSRLVVPVVGGPSGSGLEHPESLAQLADSLGVADVVRFVPPVAQTVLADWYAAATLVCVPSYNESFGLVAVEAQAAGTPVVAAAVGGLTTVVRDGVSGLLVEGHDPADYARAMERIVAAPDLRAVLSRGAVAQAASFAWERTADRTLEVYRAAARSMRDDLAGGRV; encoded by the coding sequence GTGAGTCCCGAACTGCACTCCCCGACCCCGCATCCCGCGCCGCGTGCCGGCAACGGGCACGGGCGGGTGGCGATGATCAGCGTCCACACGTCCCCGCTGGACCAGCCGGGGACCGGGGACGCGGGCGGCATGAACGTGTACGTCGTCGAGCTGGCCCGCCGGCTCGCCGCCCGGGACGTCGCCGTCGAGATCTACACCCGGGCCACCTCCTCCGCGCTGCCGCCGACCGTCGAGGCGTTCCCCGGCGTCACCGTGCACCACGTGCACGCGGGTCCGTTCGAGGGCCTGACGAAGGGCGAGCTGCCCGGTCAGCTGTGCGTGTTCGCCCGCGAGGTGCTGCGGGCCGAGGCCCGGCACGACCAGGGCTGGTACGACGTCGTGCACTCGCACTACTGGCTCTCCGGCCAGGTCGGTGCCCTGGTGCGCGACCGGTGGAGCGTGCCGCTGGTGCACTCCATGCACACGATGGCCAAGGTGAAGAACGCCTCGCTGGCCGCCGGGGACAGCCCCGAGCCGGCCGCCCGGGTGATCGGCGAGGAGCAGGTGGTCGAGGCCGCCGACATGCTGATCGCGAACACCGACATCGAGGCCAAGCAGCTGCTCGAGCTCTACGACGCCGACCCCGCCCGCGTCGAGGTGGTGCACCCCGGGGTGGACCTCGACGTGTTCCGGCCGTCCTCGTCGGCCCGCTCGCGGCTCGGACTGCCCCAGGACGCCGTGGTGCTGATGTTCGCCGGGCGCATCCAGCCCCTCAAGGCCCCGGACGTGCTGCTGCACGCCGTGCGTGCCCTGCTCGACCGCGACCCGTCGCTGCGGTCCCGGCTCGTCGTACCCGTGGTCGGCGGGCCCTCGGGCTCCGGCCTCGAGCACCCCGAGTCGCTGGCCCAGCTCGCCGACTCGCTCGGCGTCGCCGACGTGGTGCGCTTCGTGCCGCCGGTCGCCCAGACCGTGCTGGCCGACTGGTACGCCGCGGCCACCCTGGTCTGCGTGCCGTCCTACAACGAGTCCTTCGGGCTGGTCGCCGTCGAGGCCCAGGCCGCCGGCACCCCCGTCGTGGCCGCCGCCGTGGGCGGGCTGACCACCGTGGTGCGCGACGGCGTCTCCGGCCTGCTCGTCGAGGGCCACGACCCGGCCGACTACGCCCGGGCCATGGAGCGGATCGTCGCCGCGCCCGACCTGCGCGCGGTGCTCTCCCGCGGGGCGGTGGCACAGGCCGCGAGCTTCGCCTGGGAGCGGACCGCCGACCGCACCCTGGAGGTCTACCGGGCCGCCGCCCGCTCGATGCGCGACGACCTGGCCGGCGGCCGCGTGTGA
- the typA gene encoding translational GTPase TypA, with the protein MPENTLKRTDLRNVAIVAHVDHGKTTLVDAMLWQGGAFGEHQHVDERAMDSGDLEREKGITILAKNTAIRYTGAAAQAVEGGAMTINIIDTPGHADFGGEVERGLSMVDGIVLLVDASEGPLPQTRFVLRKALNADMPVVLVVNKVDRSDARIAEVVDETYELFMDLLDDSHSQDALDFPVVYASAKNGRASINMPENGGLPDSENLEPLFQTIVDTIPAPKYHADAPLQAHVTNLDSSPFLGRLALVRVKEGHLKKGQQVAWMKRDGSVSNVKITELLVTEGLERKPGLEAGPGDIVAIAGMADIMIGETLADVENPVALPLITVDEPAISMTIGTNSSPLAGRGQTKNTKVTARLVKDRLDAELVGNVSINVLNTERPDTWEVQGRGELALAILVEQMRREGYELTVGKPQVVTKDVNGKVHEPVERLTIDAPEEYLGTITQLLAVRKGRMEQMTNHGTGWVRMEFLVPARGLIGFRTEFLTDTRGTGIAHHVFEGYEPWAGEIRSRNNGSLVADRSGAATAYAMTNLQERGIMFVEPTTEVYEGMIVGENSRDDDMDVNITKEKKQTNVRASSSDNFEKLIPPRKLSLEQSLEFCREDECVEVTPDDVRIRKVVLDAGDRGRSAARARRN; encoded by the coding sequence ATGCCCGAGAACACCTTGAAGCGCACCGACCTCCGCAACGTCGCGATCGTGGCGCACGTCGACCACGGCAAGACCACCCTCGTGGACGCGATGCTCTGGCAGGGCGGCGCCTTCGGCGAGCACCAGCACGTCGACGAGCGCGCGATGGACTCCGGTGACCTCGAGCGCGAGAAGGGCATCACGATCCTCGCGAAGAACACCGCGATCCGCTACACCGGCGCCGCCGCCCAGGCCGTCGAGGGCGGTGCGATGACGATCAACATCATCGACACCCCGGGCCACGCCGACTTCGGTGGCGAGGTCGAGCGCGGGCTGTCCATGGTGGACGGCATCGTGCTGCTCGTGGACGCCTCCGAGGGCCCGCTCCCGCAGACCCGGTTCGTGCTCCGCAAGGCGCTCAACGCCGACATGCCCGTGGTGCTCGTGGTGAACAAGGTCGACCGGTCCGACGCCCGCATCGCCGAGGTCGTCGACGAGACCTACGAGCTGTTCATGGACCTGCTCGACGACAGCCACAGCCAGGACGCCCTGGACTTCCCGGTGGTCTACGCCTCGGCCAAGAACGGTCGGGCGAGCATCAACATGCCGGAGAACGGCGGGCTGCCGGACAGCGAGAACCTCGAGCCGCTGTTCCAGACGATCGTCGACACGATCCCGGCGCCGAAGTACCACGCCGACGCCCCGCTGCAGGCGCACGTCACGAACCTCGACTCCTCCCCCTTCCTCGGTCGCCTCGCGCTGGTCCGGGTCAAGGAGGGCCACCTCAAGAAGGGCCAGCAGGTCGCGTGGATGAAGCGCGACGGCTCGGTCTCCAACGTCAAGATCACCGAGCTGCTGGTCACCGAGGGCCTCGAGCGCAAGCCCGGCCTGGAGGCCGGCCCCGGTGACATCGTCGCGATCGCCGGCATGGCCGACATCATGATCGGCGAGACGCTGGCCGACGTGGAGAACCCCGTCGCCCTGCCGCTGATCACCGTCGACGAGCCCGCGATCTCCATGACGATCGGCACGAACAGCTCCCCGCTCGCCGGCCGCGGCCAGACCAAGAACACCAAGGTCACCGCCCGCCTGGTCAAGGACCGGCTGGACGCCGAGCTGGTCGGCAACGTCTCCATCAACGTGCTGAACACCGAGCGTCCCGACACCTGGGAGGTGCAGGGCCGTGGCGAGCTGGCGCTGGCGATCCTCGTCGAGCAGATGCGCCGCGAGGGCTACGAGCTCACGGTCGGCAAGCCGCAGGTGGTCACCAAGGACGTCAACGGCAAGGTGCACGAGCCCGTGGAGCGCCTGACCATCGACGCCCCCGAGGAGTACCTCGGCACGATCACCCAGCTGCTGGCGGTCCGCAAGGGCCGCATGGAGCAGATGACCAACCACGGCACCGGCTGGGTGCGCATGGAGTTCCTGGTCCCGGCGCGCGGCCTGATCGGCTTCCGCACGGAGTTCCTCACCGACACCCGCGGCACCGGCATCGCGCACCACGTGTTCGAGGGCTACGAGCCCTGGGCCGGCGAGATCCGCTCCCGCAACAACGGCTCGCTCGTGGCCGACCGGTCGGGTGCCGCCACGGCGTACGCCATGACCAACCTGCAGGAGCGCGGGATCATGTTCGTGGAGCCGACCACCGAGGTCTACGAGGGCATGATCGTCGGCGAGAACTCCCGTGACGACGACATGGACGTCAACATCACCAAGGAGAAGAAGCAGACGAACGTCCGGGCTTCGAGCTCGGACAACTTCGAGAAGCTGATCCCGCCGAGGAAGCTGTCCCTCGAGCAGAGCCTCGAGTTCTGCCGCGAGGACGAGTGCGTCGAGGTCACCCCCGACGACGTCCGCATCCGCAAGGTCGTCCTGGACGCCGGCGACCGCGGCCGCTCCGCGGCGCGGGCCCGCCGCAACTGA
- a CDS encoding glycosyltransferase — protein sequence MADLDPSPDESDLGSAGRYCVVLLYYRYGERVLDTIAAVRAQTSGPVGLYLVDNCSSDGVVDRLEQRGDLDGVRIVRTEENLGYAGGMNVGARAASADGCEFLMFLTHELRMEARCAEELLAAAGSRDAVAAGPSLRLPDGSLWANGGTLDWRGRARHLRDDPGASPRGAQWLDGACLLVRSDAFAAVGGFDESYFLYWEDVAFSLALREVGTVLLVPGAVAVQSPSTSSGSAYYATRNRLVTWRRQGQPLKVLLSLPELLAWGVKRALTGGGRADLVAVLRGCRDGLRHRP from the coding sequence GTGGCCGATCTCGACCCTTCCCCTGACGAGTCCGACCTCGGTTCCGCCGGGCGCTACTGCGTGGTCCTCCTCTACTACCGGTACGGCGAACGGGTGCTCGACACCATCGCGGCCGTCCGCGCGCAGACGTCGGGCCCGGTGGGCCTCTACCTGGTGGACAACTGCTCCTCGGACGGCGTCGTCGACCGGCTGGAGCAGCGCGGCGACCTCGACGGGGTGCGCATCGTGCGGACCGAGGAGAACCTCGGGTACGCGGGCGGCATGAATGTCGGCGCCCGTGCCGCGAGCGCCGACGGGTGCGAGTTCCTGATGTTCCTGACGCACGAGCTCCGGATGGAGGCGCGGTGCGCCGAGGAGCTCCTCGCTGCCGCCGGCTCCCGGGACGCCGTCGCGGCCGGCCCCTCGCTGCGGTTGCCCGACGGCTCCCTGTGGGCCAACGGGGGCACCTTGGACTGGCGTGGCCGCGCCCGGCACCTGCGCGACGACCCCGGAGCGAGCCCCCGGGGAGCGCAGTGGCTCGACGGCGCGTGCCTGCTCGTGCGGTCCGACGCCTTCGCAGCCGTCGGAGGGTTCGACGAGTCCTACTTCCTGTACTGGGAGGACGTCGCCTTCTCGTTGGCCCTGCGTGAGGTGGGGACGGTGCTGCTCGTTCCCGGCGCCGTGGCCGTGCAGTCGCCCTCGACGTCCTCGGGGTCGGCGTACTACGCGACCCGCAACCGGCTCGTGACCTGGCGTCGGCAGGGTCAGCCGCTGAAGGTTCTCCTCAGCCTGCCGGAGCTGCTGGCGTGGGGGGTCAAACGTGCGCTGACGGGCGGCGGCCGGGCCGACCTGGTCGCGGTCCTGCGAGGTTGCCGCGACGGCCTGCGGCACCGCCCCTAG